The Sporosarcina sp. Marseille-Q4943 genome includes the window CATTGAAAATATCGGATATTTTACCAACTGCGATGACCGCTTTTCCAGCGTCCTGCAGTTCGTTCATGACCGTCCTGTCAAAAGGCTTCAATGCATAATCATGTCGGTTTGTTGTACGGGTGAAGTTCCCAGGCTCTCCGACAAACGGTCTCGCAATAACACGGCCGACAAGGAACTCTGGCTCCAATGTAAGTTCGCGGGCTATTTCACAAATGCGATATTGCTCTTCAATCGGAATGATTCCCTCATGCGCAGCAATTTGGAGAACAGGATCCGCGGACGTATAGACGATGATCGCGCCTGTTTCCATATGCTCCTGGCCAAGCTCGTCAATGATACCGGTTCCACTCGCCGGCTTGTTGCCGATCACTTTTCTACCCGTCCGTTTCTCCAATTCATCGATTAACTCTTTAGGGAATCCATTCGGGTATACTTTGAAAGGCTTATCGATATTCAAGCCCATCAACTCCCAATGACCCGTCATCGTATCTTTGCCTACGGAAGCTTCCTGCATCAATCCGTATACTCCGGCCGGATCAGCTTCGACGTCGACACCTTTAATTTCCTTAATGTTCGACAAGCCAAGACGCCCCATATTCGGCATCTTCAATCCGCCCATCTGTTCTGCTATATGGCCGAGCGTATCTGCTCCTTGATCTCCGAATAAATGAGCATCAGGCGATTCGCCGATTCCGACCGAGTCAAGTACGATCAAATGTATGCGATTGAATTTCGTTTCTTTCATATCAATACCTCCAATATTCATACTTTCCAAAATGTCCTCCATGTTTTCACGCACG containing:
- the deoB gene encoding phosphopentomutase gives rise to the protein MKETKFNRIHLIVLDSVGIGESPDAHLFGDQGADTLGHIAEQMGGLKMPNMGRLGLSNIKEIKGVDVEADPAGVYGLMQEASVGKDTMTGHWELMGLNIDKPFKVYPNGFPKELIDELEKRTGRKVIGNKPASGTGIIDELGQEHMETGAIIVYTSADPVLQIAAHEGIIPIEEQYRICEIARELTLEPEFLVGRVIARPFVGEPGNFTRTTNRHDYALKPFDRTVMNELQDAGKAVIAVGKISDIFNGEGVTEAVRTVSNMDGVDKLIEVMNSDFTGLSFTNLVDFDALFGHRRDPIGYGNALQEFDARLPEIIESLKQDDLLIITADHGNDPVHSGTDHTREYVPLLIYSPAFKGGGELPLRETFSDVGATIADNFNVKLPEFGKSFLRSLIEKV